The Nitrospirota bacterium DNA window CAGGAGCTTGCAGAGCCTTATATCAGAAGAAAGGCCGTGAGGCATCTTGAAAAAGGCCGGGTGGTTATTTTTGCCGGCGGCACAGGCAACCCATACTTTACCACTGATACCGCGGCGGCATTGAGGGCTATGGAAATCGGCGCTGAGGTTATTTTTAAGGCTACAAAAGTAGACGGCGTTTACAGCAGCGACCCGATGAAAGACCGGAAGGCAAAAAAATTTCCTGAGATTAAATATATTGACGTGCTTAAAAAAGGACTCCACGTCATGGATTCCACAGCGATTTCCCTGTGTATGGACAATAAACTCCCGATAATTGTA harbors:
- a CDS encoding uridine monophosphate kinase, with amino-acid sequence QELAEPYIRRKAVRHLEKGRVVIFAGGTGNPYFTTDTAAALRAMEIGAEVIFKATKVDGVYSSDPMKDRKAKKFPEIKYIDVLKKGLHVMDSTAISLCMDNKLPIIVFSLREKGNIKKILEGKKIGTLIS